A section of the Salvelinus fontinalis isolate EN_2023a chromosome 33, ASM2944872v1, whole genome shotgun sequence genome encodes:
- the LOC129832373 gene encoding G-protein coupled receptor 4-like, which translates to MDKTNFNLTCVTISNSPISDFLMGIYILAFILGLAFNLLTLGPIVQQVRSQNALGVFLLNLSLSDLLYIFTMPLWINYYHRDHHWSLGSLSCSVAGFFYYSNMYLSIYLLCCISVDRCLAVTYPLRTKAFRSVRYAWVLCLVVCVTVMSGHGLVLFKDNLQDAHDDTQDRCYETYPMPQPVALFNLLRVGIGFLLPLLVLGLCYWRILGQVKQSEGLGEQAKRKVRLLSFGVIGIFSVCFAPYHLLLLTRSLAYYYYHMDEKMYCQFEQKMHFPFSFTLALSSLNSVVDPVLYVLVSNGVREDMRLCFCGNRQGQRERESPLSTEPWNTHITSLI; encoded by the coding sequence ATGGATAAAACAAACTTCAACTTGACTTGCGTGACAATCTCGAATAGCCCTATCAGTGACTTCTTGATGGGCATCTACATCCTGGCCTTTATCCTGGGCTTGGCCTTTAACCTATTGACCCTTGGCCCCATCGTCCAGCAGGTCCGCAGCCAGAACGCCCTGGGGGTATTCCTGCTCAACCTGTCCCTGTCTGACCTACTCTATATCTTTACCATGCCTCTCTGGATCAACTACTACCACCGGGACCACCACTGGAGCCTGGGCAGCCTCTCCTGCAGCGTGGCCGGCTTCTTCTACTACTCCAACATGTACCTTAGCATCTACCTGCTGTGCTGCATCTCTGTGGACCGCTGCCTGGCCGTCACCTACCCCCTAAGGACCAAAGCCTTTCGCAGCGTGCGCTACGCCTGGGTGCTTTGTCTGGTCGTGTGCGTGACTGTCATGTCCGGACACGGCCTGGTGCTGTTCAAAGACAACCTGCAGGACGCCCACGACGACACTCAGGACCGCTGCTACGAGACCTACCCCATGCCGCAGCCCGTGGCCCTGTTCAACCTGCTGCGGGTGGGCATTGGCTTCCTGCTGCCCTTGCTGGTGCTGGGGCTGTGTTACTGGAGGATCCTGGGCCAGGTGAAGCAGAGCGAGGGGCTGGGGGAGCAGGCTAAGAGGAAGGTACGGCTGCTGTCCTTCGGGGTGATCGGGATTTTCTCTGTGTGCTTCGCCCCCTACCACCTCCTCCTGCTGACCCGCTCCCtggcctactactactaccacatggacgaAAAGATGTACTGTCAGTTTGAGCAGAAAATGCACTTCCCTTTCTCGTTTACGCTGGCCCTATCCAGCCTGAACAGTGTGGTGGACCCAGTGCTGTATGTGCTGGTCAGTAACGGGGTGAGGGAGGACATGAGACTGTGCTTCTGTGGGAACAGACagggtcagagggagagagagagtcccctCTCCACTGAACCATGGAACACACATATTACAAGTCTGATCTGA